In Paraburkholderia terrae, a genomic segment contains:
- a CDS encoding CHASE2 domain-containing protein, whose translation MTTSGPRMSFDPRIRLGRPVGRRFLFEWLCIGCLGILVILAGSLGRFTASVDHLVYDGFLRLRAQPVLPEIAVVEIDNASIARLGRWPWPRAVHAQLLDELAKAKPAAVVYDVLFTEPAPDDAQLARAVAATPTYLPILLSPDDANGERVAVKPVEPLASAAAGLGHINLEVDADGIVRSVALFEGDTHMRWPQLMVPVWRAINGGTVKVPHPASATANAPDRTSIAGDDERRVLIPFSPLAQTYPKVSFASVLAGDVPRDMLRGKIVLIGVTASGLYDRFSTPVSGRLGPLPGVYIHANVLDTLVTGRAIDPVNGLWVFAASLVPLGVLLAGLLVLSPLRSLLMTIVLCATMLGLSAALLYGMRLWMSPVPAIVGLAAVYPIWNWRRLEMTMSYLRKELQRLADEPHLLPEAPQRSREFRGDALAQQMALMAQAARRVRDMKRFVWNSLDSVPEPILVSDVHGVVLIANHAAKAYFERLGAATPEGTQLRHVLGDLAFVKAIGSRAEVDALGRAHWPALLDPGRIAFAEMMERGIEVRDRNQRDHLLRYATCTDAQGAVIGWIAGLVDVTAVHAAERLREDALRLLSHDMRSPQASILALVELERARTPDSERLRELLNRVERYAQRALMLADDFVQLARAESQAYSLEPVSLVELVIDASDEVWPQAQARHIRLEAAYDEQGDGHWINADRSLMTRALVNILNNAVKYSPPETRITCIVAQDKLASGEWPARVRCTVRDEGYGMSAENQAHLFERFQRFHEVERPEATGTGLGMAFVKAVVTRHGGDVHVESALGQGTAFTITLPALDETNA comes from the coding sequence ATGACCACCAGCGGCCCGCGCATGAGTTTCGATCCGCGCATACGTCTTGGGCGGCCAGTCGGGCGCCGCTTCCTGTTCGAATGGCTGTGTATCGGCTGCCTTGGCATCCTGGTGATTCTGGCCGGCTCGCTCGGCAGGTTCACGGCGAGCGTCGATCATCTCGTCTACGACGGCTTCCTGCGCTTGCGCGCGCAACCGGTGCTGCCCGAAATTGCCGTCGTCGAAATCGACAATGCGAGCATTGCGCGGCTTGGCCGCTGGCCCTGGCCGCGCGCCGTGCATGCGCAACTGCTCGATGAACTCGCGAAGGCCAAGCCGGCGGCCGTGGTCTACGACGTGCTCTTCACCGAGCCCGCGCCGGACGACGCGCAACTGGCGCGCGCTGTCGCCGCAACGCCGACATATCTGCCAATTCTCCTGTCTCCCGACGATGCCAACGGCGAGCGCGTCGCCGTCAAGCCGGTCGAGCCGCTCGCGAGCGCCGCTGCCGGACTCGGCCATATCAACCTCGAAGTGGACGCCGACGGCATCGTGCGCAGTGTCGCGCTGTTCGAAGGCGATACGCATATGCGCTGGCCGCAGTTGATGGTGCCCGTATGGCGCGCGATCAACGGCGGCACGGTGAAGGTGCCGCATCCGGCGAGCGCCACCGCGAACGCGCCCGACCGCACCTCGATCGCAGGCGATGACGAAAGGCGGGTGCTGATCCCCTTCAGCCCGCTCGCGCAGACCTATCCAAAGGTGTCGTTCGCCAGCGTGCTCGCGGGCGACGTGCCGCGCGACATGCTGCGCGGCAAGATCGTGCTGATCGGCGTGACGGCATCGGGCCTCTACGACAGGTTCTCGACGCCTGTGTCGGGCCGGCTCGGGCCGCTGCCCGGCGTCTACATTCATGCGAACGTGCTCGATACGCTCGTGACAGGCCGCGCGATCGATCCCGTCAACGGCCTGTGGGTGTTCGCGGCGTCGCTGGTGCCGCTCGGCGTGCTGCTCGCGGGCCTGCTCGTGCTGTCACCGCTGCGCTCGCTGCTGATGACGATCGTGCTCTGCGCAACGATGCTGGGTCTTAGCGCAGCGCTGCTGTACGGCATGCGGCTGTGGATGTCGCCCGTGCCCGCGATCGTTGGACTGGCTGCCGTCTATCCGATCTGGAACTGGCGGCGGCTCGAAATGACGATGTCGTATCTGCGCAAGGAACTGCAACGTCTCGCCGACGAGCCGCATCTGTTGCCCGAAGCGCCGCAACGCAGCCGTGAATTTCGCGGCGACGCGCTCGCGCAGCAGATGGCGCTGATGGCGCAGGCGGCACGCCGCGTGCGGGATATGAAGCGCTTCGTGTGGAACAGCCTCGATAGCGTGCCGGAGCCGATTCTCGTCAGCGACGTTCATGGAGTCGTGCTGATCGCGAATCACGCGGCGAAGGCGTACTTCGAACGGCTCGGCGCGGCGACGCCTGAAGGCACGCAACTTCGCCACGTGCTTGGTGATCTTGCATTCGTGAAGGCGATCGGTTCCCGCGCGGAGGTGGATGCGCTCGGACGCGCGCATTGGCCCGCGCTGCTCGATCCCGGCCGCATCGCTTTCGCGGAGATGATGGAGCGCGGCATCGAGGTCCGCGATCGCAACCAGCGCGATCATCTGTTGCGTTACGCGACGTGTACCGATGCGCAAGGCGCGGTGATCGGATGGATCGCGGGTCTTGTCGACGTGACGGCCGTGCATGCGGCCGAACGGCTGCGCGAAGACGCGTTGCGTCTGTTGTCACATGACATGCGTTCGCCGCAGGCATCGATTCTTGCGCTCGTCGAACTCGAACGCGCGCGCACGCCCGACTCCGAACGCCTGCGCGAATTGTTGAACCGTGTCGAGCGATACGCGCAGCGGGCCTTGATGCTCGCCGACGATTTCGTGCAACTCGCGCGCGCCGAATCCCAGGCTTATTCGCTCGAACCCGTGAGTCTCGTCGAACTCGTGATCGACGCAAGCGATGAAGTGTGGCCGCAGGCGCAAGCCAGGCACATTCGTCTTGAAGCCGCGTACGACGAACAGGGCGACGGCCACTGGATCAACGCGGACCGCTCACTGATGACGCGCGCGCTCGTCAACATTCTGAACAACGCGGTGAAATATAGTCCGCCCGAAACGCGTATTACGTGCATCGTCGCGCAGGATAAACTCGCGTCGGGCGAATGGCCGGCGCGCGTGCGCTGCACGGTCCGCGACGAAGGCTACGGGATGTCGGCGGAAAACCAGGCGCATCTGTTCGAGCGGTTTCAACGCTTTCACGAAGTCGAACGGCCTGAGGCCACGGGTACGGGGCTCGGCATGGCTTTCGTGAAAGCCGTCGTGACGCGCCACGGCGGCGACGTGCATGTGGAAAGCGCGCTCGGGCAGGGAACGGCATTCACGATCACGCTGCCCGCACTCGATGAGACGAACGCTTGA
- a CDS encoding response regulator transcription factor, with product MRIAVLDDDVAQADLVCQSLAVDGHDCHAFAEGRALVKHLRRQTFDLLVLDWNVPDMSGEEVLHWVRQSLSDRLPVLFMTSRSRETDIASMLNKGADDYVVKPVASGVLLARVRSLLRRAYQLNQMATKESFGEFEFELGSKQVIARGTPVTLTQKEFELALLLFRHLSQPLSRAHILEAIWRQDVDIPSRTMDTHVSMLRAKLGLRPEHGYRLTPIYGYGYRLERIEKGDA from the coding sequence ATGAGAATTGCAGTCCTGGACGATGACGTGGCGCAAGCCGATCTGGTCTGCCAGTCACTGGCGGTCGATGGCCACGATTGCCATGCGTTCGCAGAAGGCCGCGCGCTCGTCAAGCACCTGCGCCGTCAAACGTTCGACCTGCTGGTGCTCGACTGGAACGTGCCCGACATGTCGGGCGAAGAGGTGCTGCACTGGGTGCGTCAAAGCCTGTCCGACCGCCTGCCCGTGCTGTTCATGACGAGCCGCAGCCGCGAAACGGATATCGCGTCGATGTTGAACAAAGGCGCGGACGACTACGTCGTGAAGCCCGTCGCATCGGGTGTGCTGCTCGCGCGTGTGCGATCGCTGCTGCGCCGCGCCTATCAACTCAATCAGATGGCGACAAAAGAAAGCTTCGGGGAATTCGAGTTCGAGCTGGGATCGAAACAGGTCATCGCGCGCGGCACGCCCGTCACGCTGACGCAAAAAGAGTTCGAGCTCGCGCTGTTGCTGTTCCGGCATCTGAGCCAGCCGCTGTCGCGTGCGCACATTCTCGAAGCGATCTGGCGGCAGGACGTCGACATTCCTTCGCGCACGATGGACACCCACGTGTCGATGCTGCGCGCCAAGCTCGGTCTGCGCCCCGAACACGGCTACCGGTTGACTCCCATCTACGGCTACGGCTACCGGCTGGAACGGATCGAAAAGGGGGATGCGTGA
- a CDS encoding type VI secretion system Vgr family protein, protein MASLFEESRAYAADLMAVTGRQAYFLEVPGAASAAELSVVSFEATERMGAPTEVRIQLTHPGKLAREDYLNRDATFLIDPALGTPRRFSGFIASLSTLKTTKDFTRYEVIVRSHFARLDAVTTSQIYQHQTTPQIIEAVLRRHGLKGHQFAFRLRRAYPQHLFRFQYRMNDLAFVQMLMQKAGIYCYTVETEHGDQIVLGDDIDHYIYEPQLDVPYRENAGLEAAIESVFALETHARTVPQSFLVADYNPEQAWERFRDEANVAPQDPTTYGQPYIYGTHHLDQASAKWEAQLRHEAAIAWQVVYEGESNVLALQPARILRVDEALPDAPDGQVVIAVTHRGARDTAYTNTWQAIPSDRRFRLKLEESAWAKIPGSLSARVTSPDQYKYAYLTSAGYYTVRFDTDFAPWPAGGESVPLRLAKPFAGALQTGFHFPALDGTEAVIEFRDGDPDKPYIAAFHHHSQAVDHVTSDRRWLSRNVIRTQSNNKLRMEDWEGQEGIKLSTEHSGKSQLNLGYLVNQKLEQRGEGFELRTSGYGAMRAGKGQFITAYDRPAAGGQQLDMQETIAQLETALEIARALADSARSAKAVPADTDAQHQVNDELNGLKKPGVLASTPASVGIVSGSGVQVCAGDNINAVAGKSADISVAKRFTVAAGELVSMFAQKPGMKLIAAKGPIEVQAQSDAMSLLADKDVSVASVNGTVRISAKKELILECGGAFVQLKDGSITLGGPLDLFLKVITVQKKGAQSLSTVVPALPESKDAFDEAFVVYWAGTDIPVANTRYRMFSEGKLIAEGITNAYGETSLAQSHVPQGVSIKLKADTYGG, encoded by the coding sequence ATGGCGAGCCTGTTCGAGGAAAGCAGAGCCTATGCAGCCGACCTGATGGCGGTCACAGGGCGTCAGGCATATTTTCTTGAAGTGCCGGGCGCGGCGAGTGCGGCGGAGCTTTCCGTAGTCTCGTTCGAAGCCACCGAACGTATGGGCGCTCCCACCGAAGTCCGCATCCAGCTCACACATCCGGGCAAGCTTGCACGCGAGGACTATCTGAACCGGGACGCGACATTCCTGATCGATCCCGCCCTCGGCACGCCACGCCGCTTCTCCGGCTTCATCGCGTCGCTCTCGACACTCAAGACGACGAAGGACTTCACCCGCTACGAAGTCATCGTCAGGTCCCACTTCGCCCGGCTCGATGCGGTCACCACGAGCCAGATCTATCAGCATCAGACCACGCCCCAGATCATCGAGGCCGTGTTGCGACGTCATGGGCTGAAGGGCCATCAGTTCGCCTTCCGGTTGCGTCGGGCGTATCCGCAGCACCTGTTCCGATTCCAGTACCGGATGAACGATCTCGCTTTCGTCCAGATGCTGATGCAAAAGGCGGGCATCTACTGCTATACGGTCGAGACCGAGCACGGCGACCAGATCGTGCTCGGAGACGACATCGACCACTACATCTATGAACCGCAGCTCGATGTCCCATACCGGGAGAATGCGGGACTTGAAGCGGCGATCGAGTCGGTGTTCGCGCTGGAGACGCACGCGCGGACTGTGCCGCAGTCGTTCCTGGTGGCCGACTATAACCCCGAACAGGCGTGGGAACGCTTCAGGGACGAGGCAAACGTCGCGCCCCAGGATCCCACCACCTACGGCCAGCCGTACATCTACGGCACGCATCACCTCGATCAGGCGAGCGCGAAGTGGGAGGCGCAACTTCGTCACGAGGCGGCGATAGCATGGCAGGTCGTCTACGAGGGCGAAAGCAATGTGCTCGCGCTGCAGCCGGCGCGTATCCTGCGCGTCGATGAGGCGTTGCCCGACGCGCCCGATGGCCAGGTCGTGATCGCGGTCACGCATCGTGGCGCACGCGATACGGCCTACACGAACACCTGGCAGGCGATTCCGTCCGACCGGCGTTTCCGGCTGAAGCTGGAGGAGTCGGCGTGGGCAAAGATCCCCGGTTCGCTCTCGGCCCGGGTGACGTCGCCCGATCAATATAAATACGCCTATCTGACTTCCGCCGGTTACTACACGGTGCGCTTCGACACGGATTTTGCACCATGGCCCGCGGGCGGCGAGAGCGTGCCGCTGCGTCTCGCGAAACCGTTCGCGGGGGCGTTGCAGACGGGCTTCCACTTTCCGGCGCTGGATGGCACGGAGGCCGTGATCGAGTTCAGGGATGGCGATCCCGACAAGCCGTATATCGCGGCCTTCCACCATCACAGCCAGGCCGTGGACCATGTCACGAGCGACCGGCGCTGGCTCTCGCGCAACGTGATCCGCACGCAGAGCAACAACAAGCTGCGCATGGAGGACTGGGAAGGTCAGGAAGGCATCAAGCTGTCGACCGAGCATTCGGGCAAGTCGCAACTGAACCTCGGTTATCTGGTCAACCAGAAGCTTGAGCAGCGGGGCGAAGGCTTTGAGTTGCGCACGTCGGGCTACGGCGCAATGCGGGCAGGGAAAGGGCAGTTCATCACCGCCTATGACCGGCCTGCGGCGGGCGGTCAGCAACTGGACATGCAGGAGACCATCGCGCAGCTTGAAACCGCGCTGGAAATTGCAAGGGCACTGGCGGACTCGGCGCGCAGCGCGAAGGCGGTTCCCGCCGACACTGACGCGCAGCATCAGGTCAATGACGAACTCAATGGTCTGAAAAAGCCGGGGGTGCTGGCGAGTACGCCCGCATCCGTGGGCATCGTCTCGGGCAGTGGCGTTCAGGTTTGCGCAGGGGACAACATCAACGCGGTGGCCGGGAAAAGCGCGGATATCAGCGTGGCGAAACGCTTCACCGTGGCGGCGGGCGAACTCGTCTCAATGTTCGCGCAGAAACCCGGAATGAAACTGATCGCCGCGAAAGGTCCGATCGAAGTGCAGGCTCAAAGCGATGCGATGTCATTACTGGCTGACAAGGATGTGAGCGTGGCGAGTGTCAACGGCACGGTGCGTATCAGCGCGAAGAAGGAACTCATCCTCGAATGCGGCGGTGCGTTTGTCCAGCTCAAGGACGGAAGCATCACCTTGGGCGGTCCGCTCGACCTGTTTCTGAAGGTCATCACGGTCCAGAAAAAAGGAGCGCAGAGTCTGTCAACCGTGGTTCCCGCACTACCTGAATCGAAGGACGCGTTCGACGAAGCGTTTGTCGTGTACTGGGCCGGAACGGATATTCCCGTGGCCAATACGCGATATCGGATGTTTTCGGAGGGCAAGCTGATCGCGGAGGGCATTACCAATGCGTACGGCGAAACGTCACTGGCGCAGAGTCACGTCCCGCAGGGTGTCTCTATCAAACTGAAGGCGGATACATATGGCGGATGA
- a CDS encoding FecR domain-containing protein: protein MTVAVPSNTPRALSWAARRAPGIIAFLVAASGLLPASSNAQTSNAHATAATTTYVTRPGDTLYDVADHYLRDPRDWTVLRKLNHVADPLHLQPGVQLRLPVALLKQEPRSARVVAVSGPAGHAFRQNPFAPVTVGMVLVEGDRVQTGHNGFVTLELDDGSHVSVPQDSTIEIGALRQTVLTGVKDRVIDLKRGEVDSEVNHATKKDDRFQIRAPSVVAGVRGTRFRVSYDGDEQSTAVAVLDGAVGVDAARMRPRAPGVPLQASTQLIGAHFGSVTRSTGGVGGPVALLPAPALADPGKVQDDKDVAFDLAPDANARAYRVQIARDADLFDLIRDQRVHVPHATFGDLPDGNYFVRISSIDGMGLEGLPHIYAFERRQFGLDVSAGPRADSRDFEFRWLASRTGVETRFRFVLATTADLREPLVDRTDLAAGQIVVSDLPPGDYYWTVIAEQFDNGRLYQKGSAIRSFTLAR, encoded by the coding sequence GTGACGGTGGCTGTACCGAGTAACACGCCGCGTGCGCTTTCGTGGGCGGCGCGGCGCGCTCCCGGCATCATTGCGTTTCTGGTCGCAGCGTCGGGCCTGCTGCCTGCCAGCTCTAACGCGCAGACATCCAATGCGCATGCAACGGCGGCGACGACGACCTACGTGACGCGGCCCGGCGACACGCTGTACGACGTCGCCGATCACTATCTGCGCGATCCGCGCGACTGGACCGTGCTGCGCAAGCTGAATCATGTCGCCGATCCGCTGCATCTTCAGCCTGGCGTGCAGTTGCGCTTGCCCGTTGCATTGCTGAAGCAGGAGCCGCGCTCGGCGCGCGTCGTCGCCGTGAGCGGTCCCGCCGGACACGCGTTCAGGCAGAATCCGTTTGCGCCTGTCACGGTCGGCATGGTGCTCGTCGAAGGCGACCGCGTGCAGACGGGGCACAACGGCTTCGTCACTCTGGAACTCGATGACGGCTCGCATGTGTCCGTGCCTCAGGACAGCACGATCGAAATCGGCGCGCTGCGGCAGACCGTGCTGACGGGCGTGAAAGACCGCGTGATCGACCTGAAGCGGGGCGAGGTCGATAGCGAGGTCAACCATGCAACCAAAAAGGACGATCGCTTCCAGATCCGCGCGCCGTCGGTGGTGGCGGGCGTGCGTGGTACGCGCTTTCGCGTGAGCTACGACGGCGACGAACAATCGACTGCCGTCGCCGTGCTCGACGGCGCAGTGGGCGTCGATGCGGCGCGCATGCGGCCACGCGCGCCGGGCGTGCCGTTGCAGGCATCGACGCAACTGATTGGCGCGCATTTCGGCAGCGTCACGCGTTCGACGGGCGGCGTCGGCGGGCCGGTGGCCTTGCTGCCCGCGCCCGCGCTGGCGGACCCGGGCAAGGTGCAGGACGACAAGGACGTCGCGTTCGACCTCGCGCCCGACGCGAACGCGCGCGCGTACCGCGTGCAGATCGCGCGCGACGCCGACCTGTTCGACCTGATCCGCGACCAGCGCGTACACGTGCCGCACGCGACGTTCGGCGACTTGCCTGACGGCAACTACTTCGTGCGCATTTCGTCGATCGACGGCATGGGCCTCGAAGGTCTGCCGCATATCTACGCGTTCGAGCGCCGCCAGTTTGGACTCGACGTCTCCGCCGGGCCGCGTGCCGACAGCCGCGACTTCGAGTTCCGCTGGCTCGCAAGCCGCACAGGTGTCGAGACCCGCTTCCGCTTCGTTCTGGCTACGACAGCCGATCTACGCGAGCCGCTGGTCGATCGCACGGATCTCGCGGCGGGGCAGATCGTCGTTTCCGATTTGCCGCCGGGCGACTACTACTGGACCGTGATCGCCGAGCAGTTCGACAACGGCCGGCTATACCAGAAGGGCAGCGCGATCCGCTCATTTACACTGGCACGGTGA
- a CDS encoding WD40/YVTN/BNR-like repeat-containing protein, translating into MTTPGWQTISTTFMKNDEPYGGGDCRIQGNEVISLKLADPVITFKPVEQRKNPEYAEPTEAWMSNVYEVLNRQTISFFRGTVDGGLKRHFQQPGQDAAWWYSKDWGAQYISTSWMDYKIPQPKNGLSPEITRLWTSRDGGNNWSQLKWPEEQNIGQLLFLDPGRGYAVGWGPRVWRTADGGRSWKEIRVPELARDREQPRQRFGGVDLGADGVLRVAYYVDQMGEVRQSSVVDRLRWDSEAFEREVVLPGQAVVTIQSEQRSPGVYSIYALSRLGLPRDWNDRTDNGHRTGAISQWGNYAKPEVRQLHTFDARFTLDGLSVGQRGILLVYATDATGEGAPRDFTLASKDYGKSWIETDDGITQGVYFDPATNTQYGLYAYTLKKRMW; encoded by the coding sequence ATGACCACACCAGGCTGGCAAACCATTTCAACGACGTTCATGAAAAACGATGAGCCGTACGGAGGCGGCGACTGTCGGATCCAGGGGAACGAGGTCATTAGCCTTAAGCTTGCCGACCCCGTCATTACGTTTAAGCCTGTCGAGCAAAGAAAGAACCCCGAATATGCGGAACCTACCGAAGCATGGATGAGCAATGTGTACGAGGTACTGAACAGACAAACGATCAGCTTTTTTCGCGGAACGGTTGATGGTGGATTGAAACGCCACTTCCAGCAACCAGGCCAAGATGCGGCTTGGTGGTATTCGAAGGATTGGGGTGCGCAGTACATCAGCACTAGCTGGATGGATTACAAGATTCCGCAACCCAAAAACGGATTGTCGCCGGAAATCACCCGGCTCTGGACTTCGCGCGACGGAGGCAATAACTGGTCGCAGCTCAAATGGCCCGAAGAGCAGAACATTGGCCAGTTGCTTTTCCTTGATCCTGGCCGTGGTTATGCAGTCGGCTGGGGGCCACGCGTGTGGCGTACGGCCGATGGCGGACGTTCGTGGAAAGAGATCCGCGTCCCGGAACTCGCACGTGATCGTGAGCAACCGCGGCAGAGATTCGGCGGTGTGGATCTCGGCGCTGACGGCGTTCTGCGCGTTGCTTATTACGTCGACCAGATGGGAGAAGTTCGCCAGTCGAGCGTCGTTGACCGCTTGCGATGGGATAGTGAGGCATTTGAGCGCGAGGTGGTGCTTCCGGGGCAGGCAGTCGTCACGATCCAGTCGGAGCAAAGGTCCCCGGGCGTGTATTCCATCTACGCCCTTTCCCGCCTTGGACTACCACGCGACTGGAACGACCGGACCGATAACGGCCACCGTACAGGCGCCATCTCCCAATGGGGCAACTACGCGAAGCCCGAAGTCAGGCAGTTGCATACGTTCGATGCGCGCTTCACGCTGGACGGTCTGAGTGTGGGCCAGCGCGGCATACTACTCGTATATGCGACAGACGCGACGGGTGAAGGCGCGCCGCGCGATTTCACACTTGCCAGCAAGGACTACGGCAAGTCGTGGATCGAAACGGATGATGGCATTACGCAGGGCGTCTACTTCGATCCCGCAACGAACACTCAGTATGGACTCTATGCCTATACGCTGAAAAAGCGGATGTGGTAA
- a CDS encoding 3-hydroxyacyl-CoA dehydrogenase NAD-binding domain-containing protein, which yields MTPTAASASPVTHELRGNILLVTVDNPPVNALGVDVRRGLVAAIEAAEANPAVRAVLIVGAGRNFIAGADIREFGKPPQMPTLPDVCNRIETCGKPVVVAIHGAALGGGLEIALASHYRIAVAGAKLGLPEVLLGLLPGAGGTQRAPRLIGAEAALSLMLSGKHIGEQEALKIGLVDRVGQSDDVLAEGLACVLQLLVEHAPVRRTRDAQALADREAATAAIAAAHADTAKKSRGLLSPLKIVDCVEAALNLAFDEGLRFERKQFLECLDSPQRAALVHAFHAEREVQKAPETRSAQPRPIASAGVVGGGTMGAGIAVALLDAGLPVTMIERDDESLARGRAHVEKVYDGLIAKGRLTGDAKAKKLARFIGSTSYEALADVDIVIEAVFEDMAVKQAVFAELDRVCKQGAVLATNTSYLDIDAIAASISRPQDVIGLHFFSPAHIMKLLEVVVPARVSADVVATSFDLAKKLRKVPVRAGVCDGFIGNRMLAVYRAAADHLMEDGASPYQIDKAVREFGFPMGPYQVIDLAGGDIGWATRKRRAATRNPDARYVQIPDRLCERGWFGQKTKRGFYRYDEAKRAGTPDAEVEAIIVAERERAGVTPRTFSDEQIVRRYMAAMINEGANVIHERIALRPLDVDVTLINGFGFPAHRGGPMHYADTIGLPALLADIREFEKQDPLFWKPSPLLVELVERGETLASLNQS from the coding sequence ATGACGCCGACCGCCGCATCCGCATCGCCTGTTACCCATGAGCTACGCGGCAACATCCTGCTCGTCACCGTCGACAATCCGCCCGTCAACGCGCTCGGCGTGGACGTCCGGCGCGGCCTCGTCGCGGCGATTGAAGCCGCGGAAGCGAATCCGGCCGTGCGCGCGGTGCTGATCGTCGGCGCGGGCCGCAATTTCATCGCGGGCGCGGACATTCGCGAATTCGGCAAGCCGCCGCAAATGCCGACGCTGCCCGATGTGTGCAACCGCATTGAGACGTGCGGCAAGCCTGTCGTCGTCGCGATTCATGGCGCCGCGCTCGGCGGCGGACTCGAGATCGCGCTGGCATCGCACTATCGGATTGCGGTCGCGGGCGCAAAGCTTGGTTTGCCGGAGGTGCTGCTCGGTCTGCTGCCCGGCGCGGGCGGCACGCAGCGCGCGCCGCGCCTGATCGGTGCTGAGGCGGCTTTGTCGCTGATGCTGAGCGGCAAGCATATCGGCGAGCAGGAAGCGCTGAAAATCGGGCTTGTCGATCGCGTGGGTCAGAGCGATGACGTGCTCGCCGAAGGGCTCGCGTGTGTGCTGCAACTGCTCGTCGAACATGCTCCCGTGCGGCGTACGCGCGATGCACAAGCGCTCGCGGACAGAGAGGCGGCTACGGCCGCCATTGCCGCCGCGCACGCCGACACCGCGAAGAAATCGCGCGGCCTGCTGTCGCCGCTGAAGATCGTCGATTGCGTCGAGGCCGCGCTGAACCTGGCGTTCGACGAAGGCCTGCGCTTCGAGCGCAAGCAATTCCTGGAATGCCTCGATAGCCCGCAGCGCGCGGCCCTCGTCCACGCATTCCATGCTGAACGTGAAGTGCAGAAGGCGCCTGAAACGCGCAGCGCGCAGCCGAGGCCGATCGCGTCGGCGGGAGTGGTGGGCGGCGGCACGATGGGCGCGGGCATCGCCGTCGCGCTGCTCGACGCGGGCTTGCCCGTGACGATGATCGAGCGCGACGACGAATCGCTGGCTCGCGGCCGCGCGCACGTCGAAAAGGTCTACGACGGCCTGATCGCGAAAGGACGCCTGACCGGCGACGCGAAGGCGAAGAAACTGGCGCGTTTCATCGGCAGCACATCGTACGAGGCACTCGCCGATGTCGATATCGTGATCGAAGCCGTGTTCGAAGACATGGCCGTGAAGCAGGCGGTGTTCGCGGAACTCGACCGTGTGTGCAAGCAAGGTGCCGTGCTCGCGACCAACACGTCGTACCTCGACATCGACGCGATCGCAGCCAGCATTTCGCGGCCGCAAGATGTGATCGGACTGCACTTCTTCTCGCCCGCGCACATCATGAAGCTGCTGGAAGTCGTCGTGCCCGCGCGCGTGAGCGCCGACGTCGTCGCAACGTCATTCGACCTGGCGAAGAAGCTGCGCAAGGTACCCGTGCGTGCGGGCGTGTGCGACGGCTTCATCGGCAACCGGATGCTCGCGGTGTATCGCGCGGCGGCGGACCATCTGATGGAGGACGGAGCGTCGCCGTATCAGATCGACAAAGCCGTGCGTGAATTCGGTTTTCCGATGGGACCGTATCAGGTGATCGATCTGGCCGGTGGCGACATTGGCTGGGCGACGCGCAAGCGCCGCGCTGCGACGCGTAATCCCGATGCGCGCTATGTGCAGATTCCCGATCGCCTCTGTGAGCGCGGTTGGTTCGGCCAGAAGACGAAGCGCGGCTTCTACCGCTATGACGAAGCCAAGCGCGCCGGCACGCCCGATGCGGAAGTGGAGGCGATCATCGTCGCGGAACGTGAACGCGCGGGCGTCACGCCGCGCACGTTCAGCGACGAGCAGATCGTGCGTCGCTACATGGCCGCGATGATCAACGAAGGCGCGAACGTGATTCACGAGCGCATCGCGTTGCGCCCGCTCGATGTGGACGTGACGTTGATCAACGGCTTTGGTTTTCCGGCGCATCGAGGCGGTCCGATGCACTACGCGGATACGATCGGTTTGCCTGCGTTGCTTGCGGATATCCGCGAATTCGAGAAGCAGGATCCGCTGTTCTGGAAGCCTTCGCCGTTGCTGGTGGAACTGGTCGAGCGCGGGGAGACGTTGGCGAGCTTGAATCAGTCATAA